Genomic DNA from Pungitius pungitius chromosome 12, fPunPun2.1, whole genome shotgun sequence:
CTGACTTGACCTACATGTGTGAGGAATATTTTAGATGTCATCAGTTAACTACACGGATAATTCTTGCGAGGtgacgagctctctgatgacttGATACACACGATGGTGGATTAAAGGTGGTAAACGGTAGATTACTGTGAAATGAAAGGCGATGGAAAACATGTTGTCCTTGAGAGGACTGGAGAGAAGATGCAACGAGTGGGGAGAGAGCGCCTTCCACTGGATCCCTTCGTTTTAATATAACATCTTAATGTATGAATACAACACACATACTTTTAGTCAAGATGGATTAGAGAAGATGAAGCTTTGTAGACTTAGTTTTTCTTAAATTTGTTAAGGCCAACATTTTCCTGCAAAACTCCcatcaaaaatatataataaccCAAAATACACTCCAGTTTATTTTGTACACATTTATATCCTTACACATCTAATTAAAGCACTTTTCCATAATATTTACTTCTGTGGTGTtaagattttgttttttaatgcggTGCCTCTTATGAACTCAAAAGCGATTTCATTTAAACCTTTTTGGACAACGCAGACTGAAGTGATCATGTGATTGATGAGCGTGATATTTCACTTGCAGTGTTGAGCAAACAACACTCAGATAGTTTTGATGGTGAATAATGCGTCTAGTgtagctaactgctaactgacTCAATAACTGCAACAAATAAACCTACGATGTTTGTGATGAAGCAATTACAAAAACACTATATATCCACAAAAATACAGATGAAAAAAATTACCAGTTTATACACTGAGGATTTGCCTGAACATcatgtttaataaaaacaactcgGGGCTTAACTGGATCAAATAAAGATAAGAAAATTACTTTTAAATactatttataatatataatatatatatataatatttttattctgtttaaCTTTAAATACAGATGTCAGTCTCACAAAGTACTCAGATTTTCTGGTTTCATACACAAATACATTGCCCCCCAGTGGATAAATGTAGAATCATTCTGCTATATTTTATTACAGACCTTTACATCACCTCATaaacacatatgtatatatatattagggctgggactttagcgcgttaattacgattaattaattacaatgtgaattaagatgaattaattacacaaaaaataacacattaaacattttttacacatttttacacttattttttgcactgcggaacgtttctcactggatgagtttcggaggaccgattatactggagcaccaactagcgttcatgacttcagacaacaacaaaccacagtgaacatgaacgaagaagctgacgagaccgtgtcgggtggccccgtgaatgggaaatcttattataataaacacacggatggaagcgtcgataagagcgtggttgtgtgcaagctgtgcaacaaggaattcacatcgagcctcaagtatcacctcaacgcaaaacaattagcagctagcgtggacgttagcccgacccgagtacaaggacccacacccaacctacactgcaccagatgactggtttaaggaccagggtaactaagtccacttctgaaaaaataaccaatgttctgaatgtacttgaaagcattggtctacttaaaaaaaaacctagtttacagaaggtctacttacctataggctacctgaatttctggaagtactatatttctaagtATGCTATTtttacacttgtctgctggaattggttgaacaaaaataaaaatccatgtgaaaaaaattacttctcactgttctcaggtcaaatatttatgcaattaaaatgcaattaattttgataaattaattagattcatatttttaatcgagtcccggccctaataatatatatatatatattgaccttacatatatttgtttataataattttttacctattatttaaaaaaatcttttcttttttgaccctacatacatttttgacttttttcacaatatttttttcccatgatatgactggaatgatcttagatggagcaacctacacgtccctgtcactaatgccaaatgccccaaatttctgtactttaaaccttatctgggttcaaccctcaagggacatggtggctcttcctaaatccttttttagttttgggtgactgacatttataaaaaatcataaagggatattgccccagagacggattggtgcatcttggaggatcagccatgctattcatccttcctgcattggtaaaggcacaagtgagttgaatttgaatgtaacagagaattggaggggtgatgcactaaaaagggtaaacaaatctacaccctgtgccagactgtcagtttaaggttgtccacaagatgccctgaagtagacaaacatgtgattgtcttgaaaaatgccctcagaggctgtaataagtttcatgtcagtgtgactactgaatgagacacatctgctcacctttactgactcatccggccttctctcccgtcaaaaaggtggaaccctataggctatgtagcatggctaataagtgataaaagcttaattagcaattaacatcaaatttagtcaattcatcatcattcaaaagattcttcatcattcttgacaatgccatcataactcaagtgaacgcgccttgtgtttctgcataacccccagggttcatttctctgaaacaaccagtggagacaatgcccccacaactacctccacagtagtgcgctcaagacttggcaggagcgggatttgaacccactggctgcacttacagaggctttcggctccttcttgcacccctacactaccagtcctggtcacattttggcaactttgattatCCTATTtgaccttgagcatgtgagttaaacctcaaaactctttttaaatgctatttccacatctgggcttgaacccacaaccttcaagtgcagggggttatgtcagcagctcttccgatgtgctacttcaccacacactaataagccctttgtttgttgtatttaaccttgagattgctactcaaacctgaagtaaagccaaaggctcaaacccaaaaccttcaaatgcagtgcaggcttgtggcagcagctcttccgctgtgctaattcatcacacactaaccaatcctctgtttgttgtatttaaccttgagattgctactcaaacctgaagtaaagccaaaggctcaagcccaagcttgaacccacaaccttcaaatgcagtgcaggcttgtggcagcagctcttccactgtgctaattcatcacacactaaccaattctctgtttgttgtatttaaccttgagattgctactcaaacctgaagtaaagccaaaggctcaaacccaagagtgggcttgaacccacaacctacagggtaaggacagcagctcctcagctcttgtgctgcactacctcacaatgcacaaattacatttttgtttctcgtatttaaccttgagactgctactcaaacctcaaaactctttcaaagcagaagtgatgtatGCATGAAGGGgcgtgaacccacaacctcagacagcaggttggagcctgcagcccttcagttgttcccttgggctattcaagcacatgcctcattgtgtccgtttctcatattagaccttggaattgtttactaaacctcaaaactctttcaaagtttacagtttgaagccctgactgcaaccaaagcctccttctgagagagcaggtttgaactgaggatcctccacacttcagccttcctgctatctccctgcactgttccaccacacacctgttgatgcttttgaatccaacctcaattctcatagattctcaggctggaatccacaacacaacacacttgtctgctggaattggttgaacaaaaataaaaatccatgtgaaaaaaattacttctcactgttctcaggtcaaatatttatgcaattaaaatgcgattaatttcgattaattcattacaaagcctctaattaattagattcatatttttaattgagtcccggccctaatatatatatatatatatatatatatatatatatatatatatatatatatatatatatatatatatatatatatatatatagtatatatatatacatacatatatgtacacacacaagtatatacatatacataaaactatatatgtatatataattacaTATAAACAGATGCATCTGTATATGTACACAAACAGTTGAATGTCCAACAGCTGTACATATTATATACAAACATCTATAAAGCTATAGAAGCTAACATTTCATCATGTCTTAGTGCCGTGTGTTAAGATGTCAGAGACTAAACAGAATCTCCACATAAGATGCGAagcaacatgcaaacaaacgaAACACTTCAGCAGGCTGGAGGCTTGTTGCTGGGACTTATGGAGCgccacctgctgtctgatggcaGCTTCATTGCATCACACGTGACGATCTTTGCCTGCAGGAGAAACAGTTGGCCTAACGTTGGTTTTGGGGGGTAGATCTCTTTTGTGGTGTGACTTCATACATGGATTCTGCCACAGGACATAAATGGACCTTAAGCAGAAGGAGCATTAATGTATTGCAAAATGAGGAAGCAGACGTGTCCACAAGAAGAAAACAGATGcagggaaaaacacaacaatacaGAACATTGTTTTCAAGTTCAGGTAATCTAATATATACCAAACAGATATTTGAATAATATATTGTATTGGATTGGATTATGTTCTATTTCTTCTAAAAATCGACAGACTCCGTTTTTCTGACCCTACGGAACAGCCATGAGGGGCTCAGCTGCACACATCCCCCTCCTGCAAAACCGCAGACTTACAACCAAACAACTTGAGTTGTATattttccttaaaagaaaactCCCGAGGCCCCCGTGGGGCCTTTATGATCCAGTTGTCCTTCGGCAACCTCCAGgtgacctctgcccccccccccccccctcagcagggCGAAGAGGAGACTTGGCGGTAGTCGGGGCATTTGAGGAGAGCAGGGTAGCCGGCGCTCATCTGGAGAGAAGCTTCGCTCGAGATGTTGGAGGGACTTCGCCCACGCGACCAGACCTGCGGGTGGAGGAACTGGCCCGAGTGGTCGGAGCAGTTGCTGAGGCGAGGCCGGTAGAAGCTCGGGTGGCGAGGCTGGTAAGCCTCCTCGGCCGAGTAGCGCTTCATGAACAGGTACACGGACATGACGCCTGCGCTCTGCAGAAGGACACGAAGGACGAAGAGAGAAAAATAGGGGCTTTCAAATGAAACGGAAATGGATTTAGGAAATATTAAAATTTTGAAAAGCATTAAAACAGTGGTTCGGATGTGTTTGGGATGGTTTCAGTTTGGTCTTCAAAGTAACTACCCAAAGTGCTACACAGCATAAACCGGAGGttgttatttatatattagATCATATATTATTAGATATTACTTCTACGTGTCAAATGATGTTTCAGTTTCCACGTGCGACCACTGGAGGGCAGTAAACCCTCATGATTCATGTCATCCATTTACTCAAATAATGTTACCTGTACCTCCCTGTCGTTTTAATTGTCATTCTGTGATTCTTCtttcatggtgttttttttcctttgtgttccCTTTTCTCGATCTTGTTCCAGTTCTGTATCCGCTTCAGTGAGTGTTTCATACTTCAAAGCCTACTGACaagtttttttactttatacTCCTCAGTGTGAATGCACATGTGACAGATCAGTTCTATTGATTGAATGAGAATGTAGGCATGTCTAAATAAAAGGATGcactgtagaaaaaaaaatctggggATTGAATGCTCAATGTCAGACATTTCTGCTTCAGTCCAATGTATCATGTGTGTCGATACATAAAATGTGTGCGTTTTATCATCTTTGGACAGTTGCTCACCTCGGTGAGCAGGAACGAGATGGCAGCGAATGCAAAGGACCAGCCGTACTTGTAGGTGAAATAGGTCTCGCTGTTCCTCGTCCTGTTCAGCATTTCATCATTGATACTGGAGATGTACAGCACCAGACCCACCACAAGGGCCAGACCTGAGCGACGGAAAACAGTTAGATGAACCCAAGgacgggggggtggcgggggggggggacagaaaccTCGACGAGGATAGAAGATGACAGAAGACCTGAGAGGATGGAGAAGATCCCGGACACGAACGCCAGGATGGAGCGGTGAGGCCGGACGTGGCCGATGTTGTTGAGGACGAAGCCGATGAACATGAAGAAGAGGCTGACCAGCGGGAACGGAGTAGCGGAGCGGATCATTTCTGGGGAGAGGACGAAAGCCCCAAAACGAGACAAATCTGAGATTGAgatcagtgtgaaatgaagGTCTGTTTGGTTGGTGAGGAAAAAGGAAcaatctataataataataataataaaaggtcTAAAAGATCAAATGAAGGCAATTATCATCTGCATCTCTGCCCGATTGTTTACAATCTTGTTCCATTGAATGGCTGCAGTGGTTTATCCTTAGCTAAAGGTTTTACGCCCTGAAGGGCAGGTGAGGTGGGTTGTCTGGGAAAATGGTAATAAGTATCTGGAGGAACCACTCAAGGGTTCGGATGACTCACTCTCATCTGTCTGACTGCGTTCAAGTGATCTCCAAGCACAATATTATTCCATAAGTTCTTTGCCCTGAAAATACCTCCGCCTATTTACGGGTTCTAAAGGGGCGTGGGGTTGAGTTATTCGGCCCCGGTGTCACTCACTGAGCACATTTACTGTGGACTCTGACGTCAGCTGGACGTTCATGGGCATGATGAAGGCCACGGTGAAACAGCGACCGGACTCGTCACCTGAAAAGGAAGGACACAAAAACCCTGAGACGAAGCAGAGGCAAggacgaggagaggaaaggtcaaagggcaggGAAGGTATACTGTGGAGCTGAAGAGGGAACTGGGGGCCGGTGTGCCTGTTGGTGGGGAGGTCAGCAGAGGTCATATTAAAAGATTTAATAACCCAGTGAGGACTGATACTGCACAGTGAGGGTTCAATTCAAGATGTCAGCCAGAGACACAATAAAccaaaaataccttttttacaTTGAGGGGAAATCGTTCATTATTTCGTGGActggactttttttcctttatgaGTCATTtgcaggttagcttagcttagcattacaACTGTAAACGGCGGGGGGAAAGCTAGCCAGGCTTTGTCTAGGGGCACGACTCATTTATTGCAGATGTTATATCTCTATTGATTAATCTGTtaaaattgtttatttcttatttagAATCAGGGATCTTCAAGAGTCTCTGTTTCCATTGCAACATAACTCcctgaaaaatgacatttgacCCCTGACAAATTGTTCTACATAGTCAGGAGGCACACTAAAGTACAATCGTACTGTTCCATCGCACAGGAACCGTGGCTTCAGCCAGTGCTGATCCGAGATCCTCAGATCTGTAAGAAACCCGGAGGGGAAgcgtgtggtggaagattttgcacagacaatcgtaaagtaagaaacaaaggctctgagtcaaatatgtctttctccgtttatttccttgcaagggaagaaaggtcacaacagctacgtgctctgcagactgtcctgaacctccttcccccctaacagaacgaggcagttcttataactaagttcagttatcggtggcatcaacagaaaccttgaccaccttgttgagtctctacagccaggatactggggacatctaatccatgtaagacacatcagttctttgaccatggcctcgccctcctaacacttgaaaacaaatctgattAAACACatatgacctactttgtttagtctctagagctaggacgctgaggacatttatcagtgtggaacacttcagctcttataccagggcctttccatctcagcacttgatattaataaactggttatacaaatgaagcatttggaagagttacatatatttttgccattttaagCGTGTAAAGACAGGCACAGGTGTGCCGCATGCAATCATTGGACTGATTACATTTAGCTGCCTGTCACTCGTTGAATCCTTTATGCTGAAAGCTCGACACCAGATGTGTGGATATCTTTTATCAGTTTGGACTTTTTCATCCTTGCAGCACCTTAGTTGTGATTAAGCCGTGCGGAGACGTGGTCTTCCTGCATCATTAGCACTTCCTTCATTTAATATGGATTCCTTTGGACCgtaatgtcctttttttactCAAGTTTTCTTCCCTCTTATACGTGAGATCACATCCGACCGAGACAGCTACACAGTTATTATTATCACATTGTCACGTACAGACACCAGCTGGAGTTAACCACCAGCTAATTACGCAGCACGATAAGACGGCATCTGTCCCTGaagactttgtgtgtgcgtgtgtgtgcgtgtaatgTTGCGGGACTAATTGTACACTGAATGCACCTTGTTTTACATTGTG
This window encodes:
- the LOC119220459 gene encoding voltage-dependent calcium channel gamma-5 subunit-like; this encodes MSTCSRKALTLLSSVFAISGLGLLGVAVSTDYWLYLEEGVIMPLNQSIAIKTSLHSGLWRVCFLAGDESGRCFTVAFIMPMNVQLTSESTVNVLKMIRSATPFPLVSLFFMFIGFVLNNIGHVRPHRSILAFVSGIFSILSGLALVVGLVLYISSINDEMLNRTRNSETYFTYKYGWSFAFAAISFLLTESAGVMSVYLFMKRYSAEEAYQPRHPSFYRPRLSNCSDHSGQFLHPQVWSRGRSPSNISSEASLQMSAGYPALLKCPDYRQVSSSPC